TAAGAATTTTAAACTCGAACCATCCATTCCAAGGTCTAATTTTATATCATATAATGCAGCTCTATCTTTAATATATGGGAAATCAAAATTATCTGAATTATATCCTACAATTACATCTACATTATTCTCTTTTATAATTTTAACAAAATTCTCTATCATTTCTTTTTCTGAGGATAAAGTGTCAACAAATTCTAAATCTTCTCCTTTAGTTGAAAGAACTTTTTTAATACCAAAATTACTAGAGATACCAATCATGATGATTTCATCTTCTTTGGAATCAGGCATTCCATGGGGATTTCTAACTTCTAAGTCAAAACTCAATATATTTAATTCAGGAAATTCACTACCAACTGTTTTTGGAGCTTGACTTAATTTTATTATTTCTAGATTTTCATCATTAGATTTGATTGTTGGAAATGAATCAATGATTTCACCTGATAATTCAATTTCAGACATCGGAAAAACATCATTATCAATAAGATATCTTCTATAAAATGGAATATCATGTTCTCTAATTCCGTCTACTGATTGAAAATCATGTATTGTATCCCTCATTTTTGGAACATCTTGTGGATGATTGAATGTTACTTTTATAAATTCTGACTCAATTTGGAACCTCTTTTTTGAAATAATCTCTATTTTTTCAGGTTTAGGATCTAAATTTTCAAGATCTTCTTGGCATTGTTTCATATCATTGGGTATAACATAAATATATGGTTCAAAAGAATCATCTAAAGCAATTATCTTTTTTTCCCCAGTTTTACCATCTTTTTGTTTTTCTTTCCCAAAAATACGGATAACTGCTTTGTCATTATGGGTTATATAATCAATGTCTAATAATATAATATTCACTTTTTCCATAATTATTCCTTTCTTATTTATTTTCTTAAATTAATTATACTTATTAAAATTTCCCTAATTAATTACATTCTTTTGTTTAATAGCTAATTACAGTTCTCAGCTTCTTTTTTTTCATTTTTTAATTCTTCCATTTCTAACTTTTCTTTCTCTTCTTTATAAGCTTTGATAACTGCATATGTAATTCCTAATATTAATGGGCCTAATATAAATCCAACTAAACCAAATACAAGAGGTCCTGCCATAAAACCTAATAAAAGTATCATAGGGTGTATATCAACATATTTACCTGCAAGAGTAGGCCTTATGTACATATCACTTAAACTAAGGCCAAATCCGAATAATAATACTAATATCCCTCTTATATAATTTCCTGACACCATATCATATATAAATAAACCTGTATACACTGGCCATGGTCCAATTACAGGTATTAATTGACCAACTCCTGTTAAAATTCCTAAAAATAGTGCATATGGATATCCCAAAATAAAAAACCCTATTGCTGCCATAGAACCTATAACAAATCCAGTTAAAAAGTGACCATAAAATATACTTTTTAGTACCGTCTTAACTTCGTTTATCATATTGGAGAAAAATTCATGTTTTTCATTTGGGATAAATGAATAAATATATTCACTAATTTTATGTCCATCTTTTGTAAAATAGAAAATAGAAAAGATTAAAACAAATATTTGAAGCATAACAAATGGTAATGATTGTATAAAGTTCACTAGATAACCAAAGACTAATTTTAATATATCATTTATAACTTCTGTAATAGTTGAAGTAATAGTTGTTGTTGAAGATTGCATTTGTGGAGGCAAATAAGTATTAATAGCATCCAAACTGTTATTTAGACTAAATGAATTTAAAATGTCCTGATTGCTACTTATAAAACTATAAGATAAAGTAATAGCAACTGAAATAGTATAAGCAAAAATCAAGATTAATGGAATGATTATAAGAATTATACTTAATATTATTGAAATAGATGGATATTTTAATTTTGTTTGGAGTTTTTTAGCTACTGGTCTTAATCCATAAGCTATAATTCCTCCCAATATCAACATATTTACTATTGGCATTAATGTAAATAGGGATATTATTACTAATATTGCTATTATAAATAAAGAGGATCCTAATGCATCTTTGATTTTATTTTTCATTTTAACTCCATAAATAACATCTAATCCATATTAAATAATTATATTTTTTAGATAATCATATTTTTTTAGATAATTATATTTTTTTAAAAATCATTTTTTTAAATAAATATAGTTTAATCTAAAATTTTTTATTTATTTTTTAAAATAATTCTATTTTCTTTTAGAATAATTATATTTTTTAATAAATATTTCATTATATTTTATTTTAAAATAATTATATTTATTTTATATTAGTTTAATATACTAATTTAAAATAAATACATGTTATTTATCTGAATTCTAGCTTAAAACTTGTTTTTTATACCTGAAGCATCTCTATGATATTTTCCAAACTCAATAATTTTTTTTACATCACTATTGAAGAAAACAGGTCCTTCAACACAAATTCTCCATCCTGTATTATCTACACAACATTGCCCACATATTCCCATTGCACATTTCATATATCTCTCCATTGAATATTGGGCAAGAATATTATGATCTTCAAGTAAATCAAAAGTTCCTTTCATCATTAGTTCAGGTCCACAGACAACTGCCATATCATAAGTCTTAGTTTTAAGTAAATCAATAGTTCTGTGAGTAGCAAATCCTTCAAAACCACAAGTTCCATCATCAGTACATGTAAAGACATTCGCACCTTCATTTTTAAGTTTTTGTGGAAATAGTAGTTCATCTTTTGTTACAGATGCACAAACAACATCTACATTAGCTTTTTTTTCTTTTGCATAGGTTGTAAAACAGGATATTGGAGCCATACCAACTCCTCCACCAATAGCTATTATATTCTTATTTTCAAGGTTATTAACATCAAATCCATTACCATATGGGCCACGAATGCCTAATTTATCTCCAACTGATAGGTTATGTAATTCTTCTGTGAATCCACCAACTTTTTTAACAGTAATTCCAATTTTATTATTTGAAATGTCAATAATAGAAATAGACATGGGTTTTTCGTCACGTTTTCTACTAAAGCTCCAAACCATTACAAATTGTCCAGGAGTAGGAATTTTATCTCTTTCCATATTCCAATCAAATATGAATGTTTTTATGGTATCAGTTTCAGAAATTATCTCTTTAATCTCTAAAATTTCATAATTTGTTATTAGTTTATTCATTTGAATCCCTTAAATTATTTAAATTAATTTTTTAAATCAATATAATCAATATAATCAATATAATTAATATACTTAATATATTTAATATAATAACATATCTATTGATAATACTCATTATTTATGAGCATAACCAGTCATTTCGTCTATTGATTCAAATTGATTTTTCTTCATGAATTCTTCTAAATCATTAGATATTTTTGAAAATACTTCTACTCCTTCATACATTATGGAAGTTCCAATTTGTATTGCTGATGCTCCAGCATATAAAAATTCAACAACATCTTCATAGTTAGATATTCCACCAACTCCTATTATCGGAATATTACAATTAATATAAGCATCATAAACACATCTAATAGCTATAGGTTTAATAGCTGGTCCTGACATTCCTCCAAATTTATTTGAAAGTATTGGTACTTTTGCATTTATATCAATCTTCATTCCAGGACCAAGAGAGTTTATAAGTGTTAATCCATCAGCTCCTCCTTTTTCAGCAGAGGTAGCTATCTCAATAAGATCAGTTACATTTGGAGTTAATTTAGCTATAATTGGAATATTTGTAGTTTTTGCTTTTTGACATGCTTTTACAATTTCATAAGTAA
This genomic stretch from Methanobrevibacter sp. TMH8 harbors:
- a CDS encoding dihydroorotate dehydrogenase; its protein translation is MLKTQICGIKFENPLILAAGVMGSNASSLNWILDSGAGGIVTKSFSKEPNTGYKNPTTVAVEGGIINAIGLSSPGVNNFKEELKLINKTNANGESNVVIGSIYGSSPEEFSYLVKEIENFVDMIELNVSCPHAMSGCGAAIGQDPNLTYEIVKACQKAKTTNIPIIAKLTPNVTDLIEIATSAEKGGADGLTLINSLGPGMKIDINAKVPILSNKFGGMSGPAIKPIAIRCVYDAYINCNIPIIGVGGISNYEDVVEFLYAGASAIQIGTSIMYEGVEVFSKISNDLEEFMKKNQFESIDEMTGYAHK
- a CDS encoding AI-2E family transporter → MKNKIKDALGSSLFIIAILVIISLFTLMPIVNMLILGGIIAYGLRPVAKKLQTKLKYPSISIILSIILIIIPLILIFAYTISVAITLSYSFISSNQDILNSFSLNNSLDAINTYLPPQMQSSTTTITSTITEVINDILKLVFGYLVNFIQSLPFVMLQIFVLIFSIFYFTKDGHKISEYIYSFIPNEKHEFFSNMINEVKTVLKSIFYGHFLTGFVIGSMAAIGFFILGYPYALFLGILTGVGQLIPVIGPWPVYTGLFIYDMVSGNYIRGILVLLFGFGLSLSDMYIRPTLAGKYVDIHPMILLLGFMAGPLVFGLVGFILGPLILGITYAVIKAYKEEKEKLEMEELKNEKKEAENCN
- a CDS encoding dihydroorotate dehydrogenase electron transfer subunit; the protein is MNKLITNYEILEIKEIISETDTIKTFIFDWNMERDKIPTPGQFVMVWSFSRKRDEKPMSISIIDISNNKIGITVKKVGGFTEELHNLSVGDKLGIRGPYGNGFDVNNLENKNIIAIGGGVGMAPISCFTTYAKEKKANVDVVCASVTKDELLFPQKLKNEGANVFTCTDDGTCGFEGFATHRTIDLLKTKTYDMAVVCGPELMMKGTFDLLEDHNILAQYSMERYMKCAMGICGQCCVDNTGWRICVEGPVFFNSDVKKIIEFGKYHRDASGIKNKF